ATGTGGCACTGAGGTGGGGCTGGGTGTCCAGGCACCACAAGGGATGCTGGTGGCAGCGCAGCCACCACCATCCCACACCTCCTTCTCCCCACAGGTGCAACCCAAACCGCCACAGGCAGGACCGCTGTGCAGCCAGACTCCATCCTTGTCCATCCACGGGGTGAGGCTGCCACAGCTCCACTGCCCACAGAAGTCACAGGCCTCTAGGAAGAAGAGCACACAGGTAGGGAGCCCAAGTGAGATGGGGCCAGATGCCTTCCCaagccctgggagctgctgacaAGGAGGCGGCACGTGCTGGAGGGGGCAGGTGGGCAGGTGCTGGAGGTGGGCAGGTGGGAAAGGACTACGGTAACATCACCTTTCTCCTTGGCTTCCCTTGCAGACAGACAGCCTGAAGCTGAGGCAGGCACTGCCCGGCAGCAGTGCCACCGGTGAACGGAGAGATCCTCTACCAGCCTTGCCGCCTCTGCCAAGGCAGGCAGCGACACTGAGAACTACACATCGGCATTCAGTGGGAGCTTCAACTATCCCCCGGCTGCCCAGTCTGTCAGTAGCAGGCTCCACCTCTTCTGTGCCATGCAGAGACTGCATCACGAGCACCAAGGCTGTCAGACTCCCCGAGGTCGTCCCACGTCCTCAAGGACACGTGAGAAAAGAGCAAATGGCAGCAACTGCCGAGAGCCGGGGGACAGCCCTGCAAGCCCCCGCATCCATTCTGGCGCCTCTGCAGGCCAGACCCCAGCAAGACAACAGGCCAACCCCAAGCCAtgctgcagccaggagccaAAGACCCAGGGTGCAGCTGAGGGTACAAAGGCACTACGCCCCTCCCAGCAGTGTGGCAACACCCGCAAGGACAGCCCAGGTGCCGGCCACCAAGACTGAAAAGATGCCAGCAACACGGAGACGAAAAGATGGCCATGCTCGAGAGGAcacaagagctgctgctgggatctCCAAgccaggagggaggcagcagaaggaagCCACCTGGAACCTTCACTGGGACCCAGACGCAGCCCACCAGCAGGGGCCTGGCTCACCCCACAGCACTGGCAGAGATTCTGCCAGAGAGGCAGTCAGCCCCGCACAGAGCGCATCTCTTGCCATGTCAGGGCCAACCAATGCTGAGCCAGCAGATTCTGCGCAGGTTGCAGGTCCTGCCAGTGAGGGGGACAAGAATCCTATGGGTGCATCAGCACCCAGAGATGCTAAATCGCCTtctcccctggctgctgctatGCCCGGCCCTTCCACAAGCAGCCAGAAAAGACCGCCGACATTGAAAGACCGGGTCAAGATCAACTGGGATATCTATGGGTGCTCCTCCTTTCGGCCAGCAATGCAGATCATTCCGAGCggggagagggaaggctgcCAGTTGTCCCGGTGGAACGAGTCCTGGCCGAGCAGCGTGAAGGTTCCGAGGTTGCGAAGGATCTGGGCAGCAGACGACGGTGACACAGCTGACAGCACTGCAGCCAGTGCAtcgggcaggcaggaggtggcagtgaGGACTGCGGGCCAGCGCCTTCCCTACTTTTGCTCCACAACGAGTAAGACCATTCTGCAGGACATTCAGGAAGAGTGGGAAGAGAGCCCCAGGATAGAAGCTGTGGCAGAAGCAGACGACGTCCTGCCCAGCACGTCTCCTGCCCCATCTGGTGAGGCAGATGCCaggccttcagctgctcctatGGCCGCAGTTCCTGGGCCCGAGGAGCTCCCCCCGGCCTGCATGCCCAAAGAGGGAAAAGCTTCAGCCtctcccctggctgctgctatGCCCGGCCCTTCCACAAGCAGCCAGAAAAGACCGCCGACATTGAAAGACCGGGTCAAGATCAACTGGGATATCTATGGGTGCTCCTCCTTTCGGCCAGCAATGCAGATCATTCCGAGCggggagagggaaggctgcCAGTTGTCCCGGTGGAACGAGTCCTGGCCGAGCAGCGTGAAGGTTCCGAGGTTGCGAAGGATCTGGGCAGCAGACGACGGTGACACAGCTGACAGCACTGCAGCCAGTGCAtcgggcaggcaggaggtggcagtgaGGACTGCGGGCCAGCGCCTTCCCTACTTTTGCTCCACAACGAGTAAGACCATTCTGCAGGACATTCAGGAAGAGTGGGAAGAGAGCCCCAGGATAGAAGCTGTGGCAGAAGCAGACGACGTCCTGCCCAGCACGTCTCCTGCCCCATCTGGTGAGGCAGATGCCaggccttcagctgctcctatGGCCGCAGTTCCTGGGCCCGAGGAGCTCCCCCCTGCCTGCATGCCCAAAGAGGGAAAAGCTTCAGCCTCTCCCCTGGCTGCGCACCCTGTGTTGGAGGCCAGGACAGCACCTCTCACCCCATCAGCATGTGAGGAAGAAGAAGCAGCACCTTCTCCCCTGGCTGGGGGCCTTCTGCAAGAGGTAAGCAAGGTATACCTTCCTCGTCCCACAGTCATGGAAGCCACAGACCCCTGTCGGTGGGCCTCGAGGCCCCTCATCCCTTATCCATCTGGCATCGGGGGCATCGGGGCCCGGAGCATGGCCAAACAGTGGCCCACAGGGCTGTGGTTTTCTCTCCCCATGCAGGTTTCCTCCGAGCATAGAAGCAGTGCACAGTGTTCCTCACACTTCCAATCGGTGCCAGAGGAAGGGCCAGGTATGTCCTAAAGTATGGAGCCATCCCAGCCCACGGCACGGAGGCTGGCAGCACTCCACGCACAGGGTCCCTCCATGTCCAACTGTCCCCTCCCCAAGGGAAAGCCTTGGTGGCGGGGGCAGGCAGGACCATGCCCAGTTCCATCCCAGCCCCTCACGTACAGCTCTCTGACCCCCACAGGCACCGCTGCCCTCCCGCACGCTGTGGCTCGCTCGCAATTGCCCCCCCTCTTCAGGAGAGCACTTCGGGCTCTCCGCAGGAGttactgcttcagctgcatcacAGAAGACCTAGAGCAACGTGAGGCTGACAGTACCAGGGAGCTCCCCACAGATGGCAGCTTCAGTCCCGAGGACGGGGCTTCTGAATAAAATTGTTCAGGACTATTTCATAGATGAGGGCTGtctcttctgttctgttctgcgTGCATGGGTGTCTGTGGGCTGCGTGTGCAGCTGCTGCGGTCAGACCCTGGGGCAGGGTGTCCCCATCTCCATGCTGCTAGTGCCTAGAGGGTGCACAGGTTTGTGCAGCAGTACTACCATGCAGTACTcttgcgtgggctcctctctatgggctgcagcttcagcccagggcctgctcctgtgggggctctccatgggccgcagcttcctccaggccacatccacatgttttataatgatgatgatgtttttgttgttgttattattattattattattattattattattattattattattattattattattattattatttattaattaataatataattaataagtAATCatcatttaataattatttaataattacaatattaataacaataataatggaTTCCAGGGCAGCGATTCCAAAACTTTTGTCATGAAGACTGGTTTCCCATGTACATGAGAGACGCATAAAGAAATCGCAACTTCTTTTCACCAAAGTCTGAGTTGTTGTGATATCATTGTGGTGAAAACACGCGCTTTTCACCAAAGTAACATAATTTAGGTAAACTTGGTCAaactaagcccctttggagataTTGGATGGCAGGCCTTACCAAATGCCGGACAAAGGAGAAGAGCTAACACATTTAGGAAACCAGTATTTGCAACATCTTACAGTTTGGTGCAAGCAACTAGAACAAATCAAGAAGAATGTTTTAGGCACTAGACCTTTTATTTGCCTCCTACAAGGGGAAGGATGCACTTGAATCAATCTTGGTTGCTCTATGTGTGTAAATGAGGCAGGAGGAATTGAGACTGAGCACGAAAACATTTGGGGAAAGACTAAGGTAATAAGGTGATTAGTCTAAGGTGATTACGTAAGGTAATTCAAGATGACACCTCCTGGCGTTTTCGAGAATTATGCAACAAAATAACCTTTTTGGGACAGACCCTTGAGGATGTCTGGGTCAACCACTGTGCTGTAAATTGTAGACCTCATCTTagtattctttttaaaagcagttaatAAGCAATGACTTTGATTAGAACACTAAAGAACGTCTCTTCATCAAAGGCTGCATCTACTCAGATGTGGGGATGGAGCAATAATCTATTTTTGCAACAAATGAGTATTTGTTGTAACAAATGAGGATTTGTTCTTGGTGCTCTGTGCGTGAGTGAATGAATGAAGCGgccctgtggctgctgcacCTTCTGTGATGATGGTAGCAAGGAATGCCTATGTTTCTGCCGGAGCTCTTTCTAGATTGTGAATTTATCCAAACCGTGTTCTGTTCCCTTGGAGGTACAGTAACGAGCAAGACAGTCCAATTGGAGAAGATCAGTAGACCAAAGCAGCTAAGGCTAAAGGCCTTACGTATTCGTCATGTGGTTCCAGCGTATATGAGCATTGGACTAGATTCATTTGGCACCATTGGAAGAAAATGCCTGCAAAATTGCATTCAGATCTCTTTGTAGAACAGGTGATTAGTTTGGCTTTTGATCTCCCGTTTCGGGCTTGCAATACATTGATTTTGCACCTGAAACAGATCTCTCACAGAAACAGATCTGTTTCTTTAGAGAGAGCATTCATTCAAGTACCACTAATCCTCTCTGAAACTCCAGCTGCATGGAGTAAATGTGATGACTGGAGATTTATTGCAAAACTACATTCTTGCTCCATCCCAGCATCTACTAGAGATGCAGCCTTTGAGGAATAGATTTTCCTTAGTGTTCtaagaagagctgcagccaaATAAACTGCCTTCTCCTAGGACCACTACAAAAAGATTTCTGCTCTCCATAGCTTGTCTAGCACAGGGAGTCTTGGTCAGAGCACAGTCGCTTCTGACACTTGGTGCATGACGCTTAACAGAGACTCACAGTTTACACTGAGGTCAAGCTGAAAAGGAGAATCGTGTTGGAGCTGAGAAGGTGACAGAGACATACTTAGGGTAAATGAGTCATTTCTGTGCCCATTTCTTCCATGCCAAATAGGAACGGAGGGAATTCATTTAACACTTGTCAGTAACTTAGATCACAATAGATTTGATTTCCTAATTGTTCTGATAGTACATTTTCCTGTCCACTGTGGGTCTGTTCCACTTCCTAGAGCAGTCCAGATGGATTCTGCCATTTGTCAGCAGAATTTTACAGAAACTTCTACTGAGCACAGTCTACATGGATAGAATAGAAAACATGTTTAACTTCCTCCATCCCACCAAatgaataagtatttttttaaaggactaagcatctttacttttctttttttttcttttttttttttttttccttttctttggggggggtgggggtctgTTTTCTAGACTTCACAAAATAGATCATGGCAAAATTCtattgaaaaatattcaaaCAGTTATCTtaagcaacaaaaatgaatatgaaatgaatgaatgaatgaactGAGTGAAGGGGAGGGtaggggaactgagtgaagGGGAGGGTAGAGGAGCAGAGCGTAGTGGAGTGTAGGGGAGCatagtgtaggggagtgtagagtaGTGTGTGgtagtgtagggtagtgtaggggaggggattgtaggtgaggagagtgtaggggagcgtaggggaggagagtataggggagtgtaggagaggagagtgtaggggagctTAGGGGGATGAGTGTAGGGGAGTATAGGGGAGGAGAGAGCCAGGGAAGGAAgtagaggggaggagagggaaggggaaggagggaatattGCCTTATTTGTTGCCTTTTTACTGTCTTTGTATAGAGCCATGACAGGCAAAATAAACTATGTTGGTGAAAAGGACGTCTTTGTCTGGTGTGATTCCCGCTCCCCCAGTTTAAATTAATGAAGAATAATCTGCTCCTGGTTGAGGTCTTCCCTTACTAGTGCAGTGCTAGGACGTACATGCTCAATGTGCTGAGGATGTGCAAGAGTCTTAGAAAACAGTCatgttttcctccctccttgcttctt
This region of Anas platyrhynchos isolate ZD024472 breed Pekin duck chromosome Z, IASCAAS_PekinDuck_T2T, whole genome shotgun sequence genomic DNA includes:
- the LOC113842226 gene encoding uncharacterized protein isoform X2; amino-acid sequence: METLVKVQPKPPQAGPLCSQTPSLSIHGVRLPQLHCPQKSQASRKKSTQTDSLKLRQALPGSSATGERRDPLPALPPLPRQAATLRTTHRHSVGASTIPRLPSLSVAGSTSSVPCRDCITSTKAVRLPEVVPRPQGHVRKEQMAATAESRGTALQAPASILAPLQARPQQDNRPTPSHAAARSQRPRVQLRVQRHYAPPSSVATPARTAQVPATKTEKMPATRRRKDGHAREDTRAAAGISKPGGRQQKEATWNLHWDPDAAHQQGPGSPHSTGRDSAREAVSPAQSASLAMSGPTNAEPADSAQVAGPASEGDKNPMGASAPRDAKSPSPLAAAMPGPSTSSQKRPPTLKDRVKINWDIYGCSSFRPAMQIIPSGEREGCQLSRWNESWPSSVKVPRLRRIWAADDGDTADSTAASASGRQEVAVRTAGQRLPYFCSTTSKTILQDIQEEWEESPRIEAVAEADDVLPSTSPAPSGEADARPSAAPMAAVPGPEELPPACMPKEGKASASPLAAAMPGPSTSSQKRPPTLKDRVKINWDIYGCSSFRPAMQIIPSGEREGCQLSRWNESWPSSVKVPRLRRIWAADDGDTADSTAASASGRQEVAVRTAGQRLPYFCSTTSKTILQDIQEEWEESPRIEAVAEADDVLPSTSPAPSGEADARPSAAPMAAVPGPEELPPACMPKEGKASASPLAAHPVLEARTAPLTPSACEEEEAAPSPLAGGLLQEVSSEHRSSAQCSSHFQSVPEEGPGTAALPHAVARSQLPPLFRRALRALRRSYCFSCITEDLEQREADSTRELPTDGSFSPEDGASE
- the LOC113842226 gene encoding uncharacterized protein isoform X1 codes for the protein MPKEQEAKACSQPNKGLPSMKKHHQVQPKPPQAGPLCSQTPSLSIHGVRLPQLHCPQKSQASRKKSTQTDSLKLRQALPGSSATGERRDPLPALPPLPRQAATLRTTHRHSVGASTIPRLPSLSVAGSTSSVPCRDCITSTKAVRLPEVVPRPQGHVRKEQMAATAESRGTALQAPASILAPLQARPQQDNRPTPSHAAARSQRPRVQLRVQRHYAPPSSVATPARTAQVPATKTEKMPATRRRKDGHAREDTRAAAGISKPGGRQQKEATWNLHWDPDAAHQQGPGSPHSTGRDSAREAVSPAQSASLAMSGPTNAEPADSAQVAGPASEGDKNPMGASAPRDAKSPSPLAAAMPGPSTSSQKRPPTLKDRVKINWDIYGCSSFRPAMQIIPSGEREGCQLSRWNESWPSSVKVPRLRRIWAADDGDTADSTAASASGRQEVAVRTAGQRLPYFCSTTSKTILQDIQEEWEESPRIEAVAEADDVLPSTSPAPSGEADARPSAAPMAAVPGPEELPPACMPKEGKASASPLAAAMPGPSTSSQKRPPTLKDRVKINWDIYGCSSFRPAMQIIPSGEREGCQLSRWNESWPSSVKVPRLRRIWAADDGDTADSTAASASGRQEVAVRTAGQRLPYFCSTTSKTILQDIQEEWEESPRIEAVAEADDVLPSTSPAPSGEADARPSAAPMAAVPGPEELPPACMPKEGKASASPLAAHPVLEARTAPLTPSACEEEEAAPSPLAGGLLQEVSSEHRSSAQCSSHFQSVPEEGPGTAALPHAVARSQLPPLFRRALRALRRSYCFSCITEDLEQREADSTRELPTDGSFSPEDGASE